From the genome of Sediminibacter sp. Hel_I_10:
ATTGTTTATTAATGGGTTACCCATAGTCACTATGGAACTTAAAAACCATTGGACTGGACAAAATGCAAGGGTTCATGGACAACATCAATACAAAACCCAACGCGATACCAAACAACCTTTATTACAATTTGCACGTTGCGTAGTGCACTTTGCGGTAGACACAGACGAAGCGTTTATGACCACCAAGTTAGATGGAAAAAACACCTTTTTCTTGCCATTTAACAAAGGAAACAAACACGGGAAAGGCAATCCAGAAATACCTAAAGGTGAAATGGGTCATCGCACCAATTATTTATGGCATGAGGTATTTACCAGAGAAAGTCTGGCAAATATCATTCAGCATTTTGTGCGTTTAGATGGCAAAAAGAAAGACCCGCTACAATCCAAAACCTTATTTTTTCCGCGTTACCATCAAATGGATGTGGTACGCAAAATTATTGAAGACGCCGGTAAAAAAGGCGTAGGACAAACGTACTTGATTCAACATTCTGCAGGTTCAGGAAAATCTAATTCTATTACTTGGGCTGCTTATCAACTTATAGAAACGTATCCAGATAACGATACGGTGCCTGGTAGTAAAGGGATAGAACAGCCTTTGTTCGATTCGGTCATTGTGGTGACTGATAGACGATTGTTAGACAAACAAATACGTGATAACATTGCCGATTTTTCCGAGGTAAAAAACATCATAGCACCAGCATATTCCTCTAAAGAATTAAGGGATAGCTTAGAACAAGGTAAAAAGATAATTATTACTACCATACAGAAGTTTCCGTTTATTATCGACGGGATTGCAGATCTAAGTGAAAAGCGTTTCGCAGTTATTATTGACGAAGCCCACAGTAGTCAAAGTGGTTCTGCTCATGATAATATGAATAGAGCTATGGGACAGCAAATTTATGAGGAAGAGGAAACTGATGCACAGGATAAAATAGTTCAGGCCATGCAATCACGTAAAATGCGTGGTAACGCTAGTTATTTGGCATTTACAGCCACACCAAAACCAATTACATTAGAAAAGTTTGGAGTAAAAGATAATGAAGGTAAATTCAAACCGTTTCATTTATACTCCATGAAACAAGCGATTGAAGAGGGTTTCATTTTAGATGTGTTGGCTAACTACACTACATTAAAGAGTTATTACGAAATAGAGAAATCTATAGAGGAAAATCCATTATTTGATTCAACAAAGGCCCAGAAAAAATTACGGTCTTATGTAGAGCAACATCAGCAAACTATCAACACAAAAGCAGAGATTATACTCGACCATTTTATTCCAAAAATAGTAAATCAAAAGAAGCTCAAAGGAAAAGGAAAAGCAATGGTTATAACCCAAAGTATTGAATCTGCTATTCGCTATTATCAATCCTTGCTACGTATTTTAAAAGATAAAGGCAATCCCTTTAAAATTGCCATTGCATTTTCGGGAACAAAAAAAGTAGATGGGATTGAGTATACTGAAGCCGAGATGAATGGTTTTGCCGAAAAGGACACGCGGCATAAGTTTGATGAAGACGATTATAGAATTTTAGTGGTCGCTAATAAATACTTAACAGGCTTTGACCAGCCGAAATTGTGTGCAATGTATGTAGATAAAAAATTGCAGGGCGTATTGGCAGTGCAAGCATTATCGCGATTAAACAGAGCAGCAACAAAATTAGGTAAGAAGACCGAAGATGTTTTTGTGTTGGATTTTTTCAACTCAACAGACGACATAAAGAGTTCATTTGATCCATTTTACACAGCAACTTCTTTAAGTGAAGCAACAGATGTAAACGTATTGCATGAGTTAAAAACCATACTAGATTATGTTGGCGTTTATGAATGGAGTGAAGTAGAACATTTTAACGAACTATTTTTCAACAAGGTGAATGCGCAAGTATTGAGCCCCATCATAGAAAGAGCAGCAGAGCGTTTTATAAATGAACTAGAATTAGAAGACGATGATAAAGCAGACTTTAAAATTAAAGCCAAACAGTTTGTCAAAATTTATGGCCAAATGGCTTCCATAATGCCTTACGAAATTGTGAATTGGGAAAAACTTTTTTGGTTTTTAAAATTCTTAATACCAAAATTAACCGTAAAACCAGATGCTATTGATGGTTTGGATGAACTACTGGAGTCGGTAGACTTATCGACGTATGGTCTAGAACGTGTAAAATTGAATCAAAGTATTGGTTTAGATGATACAGAGAGTGAAGTAACCCCTCAAAACCCGAATCCAAGAGGAGCCCATGGATCCGAAGAAGAACAAGATCCTTTAGATTTAATTATCAATAGTTTTAATGAACGTTGGTTTCAGGGTTGGGAAGCTACTCCAGAGGATCAAAGAGTGAAATTTATTAATCTTACAAAATCTATTCAAGCACATCCTGATTTTCAATCTAAGGTTGCCGAGAACTCAGATCAACAAAACAAGGATTTAGCCTTTAAAAAAATATTGGATGAGGTCATGTCAAAGCAGCGTAAACAAGAATTGGACCTTTATCGTTTATACGCTAAAGACGATACTTTTAAGCAAGCTTTTCTAGATACCATGAAACGGATGGCGAGCGCCTCGTAGTTGCTATATTTTTGAATTAGGACAGACAAAGTTTCCCTCTTCCTTTAAAACATCATAGGTTTTAGCTTATCTCACAATTTGATTCAGCTGATGACTATATACCCATGGCTATGACCCTTTTCAAATCACTAACGATTTTTATAGCTTCAACAGGCTTATGAAAGCGATTCATCAATAGAATTTCATCGGGTCTAGTGCTAGAGGAGTATTGTTCCCTAAATCTAATGTTTTTCAAAAAAAAATCATAAAACCAATACTAAAGACTGTTAACAGCACCACCCAAGCGCCGATAATTGAGTATCTTGTAAGCACAACAAAACAAAAGCAATCCACTTGATAGAAATGGCGATACCATTGTGATCAGCACCTATGGGTAACCTGCCAGCAAGTGCCATTGCACACTCTATAATTTAAAACAAACGAAGCTATGAGTACATTAAGATTAGGCGACGAAGCGCCAAACTTTACAGCACAAACCACAGAAGGTGAGATCAATTTTCACGATTGGTTAGGAGAGGGATGGGGCATACTCTTTTCGCACCCAGCAGACTATACACCCGTGTGCACCACCGAACTGGGTACTGTGGCCAGATACAAACCCGAATTCGACAAAAGAAACGTCAAGGTCATCGCCCTCAGTGTCGATGGTCTAGAATCTCATAAAGGCTGGATAAAAGACATTAACGAAACCCAACATACCACGGTGAATTTCCCCATCATTGCCGATGAAGATAAAAAGGTGTCTAAGTTGTATGACATGATTCATCCCAATGCAGACAGCCAACATACGGTAAGATCGGTATTTGTGATTGGTCCAGATAAAAAGATCAAGCTCACCATTACTTATCCTGCATCTACTGGGAGAAACTTTGATGAGCTCTTAAGAATCATAGATTCCTTACAATTAACGGCCTACCATAAAGTGGCAACCCCTGCCAATTGGAAATCTGGTGAAGATTGTGTGATTGTGCCTTCAGTGGCCGATGCCGATATTCCTAAGTTGTTTCCGAAAGGACATACGGAGGTGAAACCGTATTTGAGAGTAACGCCTCAGCCAAATATGGACTAAGAGTCTTTTTTTAGAACACTTATAAATCATCCCGCAACTTGAAATCGTTGCGGGATTTTTTTGTGGTAAAGTGTTGTTTGTTATTGCGATTGAGGGGTGAGTGGGGGCAATCTTAATTTGTATGTTCTTTTTTGTGCCCAAAAAAGAACCAAAAAAGGCTTTTACGCTCGAAGGTATTTTCAATGGCTTTTCTGCGCCATTGAAACCAAAAACCATTTCCTAAATCGCTTCCAAGGCTTCAGCGATTTTTAACGGAAATGATTTTTTATACTGACGAGCGCTTTTCCGACGTTGTCGGAATGCTGTTGCGACGATGGTTCTTGTTTGATGTAGGTTGTGGTTTGTCTGCTGTGTTTTTGCTTAGTGATGTTTTATGGGCTAAACTGTTAGTCATTGCGAGTGAGGGGTAAGTGGGGGGCAATCTTAATTTGTATGTTCTTTTTTATGCCAAAAAAAGAACCAAAAAAGGCTTTTGCTCTCGAAGGTATTTTCAATGGCTTTACTGCGCCATTGAAACCAAGCCCCATTTCCTAAATCGCTTCCAAGGCTTCAGCGATTTTTGAAGGAAATGATTTTTTATACTGACGAGCGCTTTTCCGACGTTGTCGGAATGCTGTTGCGATGATGGTTCGTGTTTGGTATTGGTTGTGGTTTGTCTGCTGTGTTTTTGCTTAGTGATGCTTTAAGGGCTAAACTGTTAGTCATTGCGAGTGAGGGGTGAGTGGGGCAATCTTAATTTGTATGTTCTTTTTTGAGCCCAAAAAAGAACCAAAAAAGGCTTTTACGCTCGAAGGTATTTTCAATGGCTTTACTGCGCCATTGAAACCAAGACCCATTTCCTAAATCGCTTCCAAGGTTTCAGCGATTCTTAACGGAAATGGTTCTTTATACTGACGAGCGCTTTTCCGACGTTGTCGGAATTGTGTTGCGATGATGGTTCGTGTTTGGTATTGGTTGTGGTTTGTCTGTTGTGTTTTGCTTAGTGATTCTTTAGATCACTGCTCCTTAACAGAACCGTCCTTTCGCTGAAACATCGTATGAATCAATAACGAATGTGGCAAAGTTACCGCAGCTAAAAAGGAAAAGAATAAGGCGTTGAATATGGTAAGGTCCTTGAAGAGATAGTACAGCCCGAGCAAGCCTACAATAGAAATCAGCCAATAGGGCAGCGCTTTCTTAACGTAGGCCAGCACCGTGGCTTTATAAAACCCCTGGTACATAAAGGTCACTTGGTCATATAAGGAGGGCAGGCTATGCCAAAAGATAAAATAAATGGCAAAGCCCCAGATGAGGGACGAGACCTTAAAGATCACAGCAAACACCAAAAGATACACCAGTTCTAGGATGGCGCCGTCCCTAAAGTCTGGGTCGGTGATTAAGAGGTAAGCACTCAGTGCTATAAAAACACCGCTTACGGCGTAAAACAGCATGCTCAGCGCCGAAGCGGGTAGTGGTTGTTGAATAATTTCTTCTACAATACCCATCACTTCAGTACTGTTTAAAAGCAAAAGCAGACTTATGATAAAGAGGCCGTAGCCTACATAAAAGAAGTTCTTGATGGTTGCGCCTGTGTCAATGACCTTGTGCGTCCAGTGCTGTTCTCCAAAATGATAGGCACTACACAACACAAAAAGACCCAGCGCCACCATAGGGAGCCAGTGGAAGAGCATTAAGATAAGCAGTACTATAGAGACATAAATGCCGAGAATGAGCAAGTAGGGCAGTTTTGACTGAAATTTAGAGACCTTATCAAACAACACAATATCATTAGCGCCATGCAGTAATCCGAAGGAGAGAATGAGAAAAAATCCCAATAATAGTTCGAGCTCTGCCGTGAGGTAAGCCGATAGCCATAAACAGACGAAACTCGCTATTATTGATATATTTCTAAATTTTATGCTCATGATTTAGTGTTGTTGTAAAAATAACTCATTTTCAGTATTGAATTATCAATAGTTTTGTTTAACTTTATAAAAAAATAACTAAACAAAATTACCAATTAAATTCAACTATTATGAAAAACATGTTACTATTTGCGGATGTATCCAGTAAATTGGATCCAACAGATTACGTCGGGTTTACTTTTTTCGTAGGAAGTATGGCCATGATGGCTGCTTCGGCATTCTTTTTTCTTTCTTTAAGTCAATTTGACCGTAAGTGGCGTACCTCCATTTTAGTGTCTGGTTTGATTACTTTTATTGCAGCAGTACACTATTTTTACATGCGGGATTACTGGTTTGCCAACGCCGAGTCACCTACCTTTTTTAGATATGTAGACTGGTTGCTGACTGTGCCATTAATGTGTGTAGAGTTCTACTTAATCTTGAAAATCGCTGGCGCGAAACAATCGTTAATGTGGAAATTGATCTTTGCATCGGTTATTATGCTGGTAACAGGCTACTTTGGTGAAGCCGTGTTTATGGATGCTGCAGCTCTTTGGGGCGGTATCTCTGGTGCAGCGTATTTCTACATCGTTTATGAAATCTGGTTTGGAAGTGCTAAGAAATTGGCTGAAGCCGCTGGTGATGACGTTTTACGTTCTCACAAACTACTTTGCTGGTTTGTATTGGTAGGATGGGCCATTTACCCATTAGGCTACATGTTGGGTACCGAAGGATGGTACACAGCGTTAATAGGTTCTGGTAGTGTAGATGTGGTGTATAACATTGCAGATGCCATTAATAAAATTGGTTTTGGTTTAGTGATCTATGCCTTGGCCATTAAAAAACAAGAGGCAAACCCTTCATAATGTTTTAATCTCTTGTTGATTGAAAAAGCGTGATCCATGTCCAACGGTCACGCTTTTTGTTTTTATGTTTGCAGTGCCTATAGAAACAGCGACGTCTGTTTGATAAGAAATCGGCACCTTTGCACATGACTTTTACACTTCCCACAAGCATTTCAGCCCCAGCAAAACCTAAGCGTTTGGCTGTTAAGCTCACCTATAAAGGCGAAAACTACGTACAACAGGGACATCCTTGGGTGTTTTCAGACAGTATTGTTAAGATTAATGCAGATGCTAAAACTGGTGATCTGGCCATTATTTTTGCAAAGCGTAAAAATGCCATGATCGGGATTGGGCTTTATGATGCCGATTCGCCCATACGCATCAAGATGATCTACAGTTCCTCAGACCCTGTAAGCATTGACGCAGATTTCTTTCTTCGGAAAGTGCAACAGGCCTATCAAAAACGGCTTCCGTTATTGCAAACCGATACCAACAGTTACCGATTACTCTTTGGTGAGAATGATGATTTTCCATCTCTTATTGCCGATGTGTATGACAAGGTCTTGGTGGTAAAACTCTATTCTGAAATATGGCTCCCTTATTTAAACACGATTTTAGAACGCTTGGTTGAAGTCTCTCAAGTAGAGACCGTCGTTATGCGTTTGAGTCGTGGGCTACAACAGTCCCAATCTCATGGGCTTGAAGATGGGGCCGTGATCTATGGCAGTTTAAAGCATGAGGTAGTGCCTTTTGTGGAACATGGGGTGCAGTTTTCGGCCAACGTGATCAAGGGCCATAAAACGGGATACTTTTTAGACCATAGAGAGAATAGGAGGCAGGTAGGACTGCTCAGCAAAGGCAAGACCGTACTCGATGTGTTTTCTTATGCGGGCGGATTCTCGGTACATGCTCTTGCCAATGGCGCTACCGAAGTGACCAGTGTAGACATAAGCCATCATGCCTTAGAGATTGCCAAATATAACGGCACTTTAAATGCGCATACCGGTGCACATCACACTTTGGCTGGTGATGCTTTTAAACTCATGGCGCAGCTCATTTCCGAAGAACAAACCTTTGACGTGGTGGTGATTGATCCACCTAGTTTTGCCAAACAACAAAGTGAAGTGGTGCTTGCCAAAAAGAAATACGCACAATTGGCAGACCTTGGTGCCCAACTCACCGCTAAAAAAGGATTATTGGTACTGGCTTCTTGTTCCTCTAGAGTCCCGGCACAGGCTTTTTATGATATCAATGACCAGGTGCTTACCGCCACAGGCCGTGTGTATGATGTGCTGCAAAAAACGCAGCATGATGTTGATCACCCTATCGGTTTTGCAGAAGGGGCTTATTTAAAGTGCGGGTATTACCAATTTTTATAAGGGACGTTTGGGGTTGAGATGTTACGATTTCCTTATGCGTGCATAATAAAAAATGGTATCTTTACTTTTACTAAATGAACAAGCATGAGCACTAAATTAACCCAACTTCTTGGCATAACCCATCCTATTATCATGGCACCGATGTTTTTGGTGTCTAATGTGGCCATGGTCACCGAGGCGATGCATAGCGGTATTGCAGGTTGCATCCCCGCCCTTAATTATAGAACTTTGGAAGAATTAAGAGCAGCGGCACAACAGCTCAAGGCTAATAAAGTGCCCGGAGGCTCTTATGGGTTTAACTTGATTGTCAATAAATCGAATATCAAATATGATGACCAACTCACCGTGCTTTGTGAAGAAGGTTGCGATTTTATCATCACTTCTTTAGGAAGCCCTGAGGAAACCATTAAGCGTGCCCACGCGGCAGGCATTAAGGTGTTTTGTGATGTCACCGACCTTCGCTTTGCGAAAAAAGTGGACGATCTAGGCGCCGATGCGGCCATTGCCGTCAATAACGAAGCGGGTGGTCACCGTGGGAATATATCCCCCGAAGATTTGATTAAAGAATTGAACGCTCATTTGTCTATCCCTGTCATTTCTGCAGGAGGTGTGGGGTGTAAAGCCGATGTGGATGAAATGTTAGGCTATGGTGCCGAAGGCGTTTCCGTGGGGAGTCCGTTTATTGCTTCCGAAGAAGCCGAAGTCACCGATGAGTACAAGCAGGCCTGTGTAGATTATGGTGCCGATGACATTGTGATGACCGAACGTATTTCTGGAACCCCTTGTTCTGTCATCAATACACCATACGTTCAGAAAATTGGGACCAAGGCGACATGGATAGAAGGGATTCTTAATAAGAACAAGACCTTAAAGAAATGGGTGAAGATGATTCGGTTCTCCATAGGCATGAAAGCTACAGAAAAGGCGGCCACCCAAGCGACCTATAAAACGGTTTGGGTAGCAGGACCAAGTATTTCTCATACAAAGGGCGTTCTGCCCGTTCGAAAGATTGTTCAGCATTTGACGGTTTAAGCGTTATATGGTTAAAGAAAATTGTGATTAGGCTTTACCGCCTATGCAATTTGTAATACCTTTAATTGAACTTTAATCGTATTGTCCTTGAAACGAATTCTAAAACTCCTTCTTGCATTTGTATTATTGTTTATTGGCCTGGTGTATTGGTCGGTCTCTGGCGTCGATGAGACCTTTGGGCAGTGCCAGCTCTATGAACCTAAGACAGCAGAGGGTGTTGATTTTAAAACTTACGATTCCGTGTTGGTGGCTGCCAGTACGATTTATGATGCCAGTTTGGTAAAGCGCTTTATGCAAGGCAATAATTACCGAGATGCATGGGCAACGCCAACCGTAGTGCCGGTGTTGTATTTAGATACGCTTTATGGCGGTGTCACCATTGTAAAAGAGGGAGGAGGGCACCAAACCCATTCCCTAAAGCTAGAAGATTCCATTGGTACCGAGTATACGTTGCGGAGCATCAATAAAGATCCCACACCATTAATTCCAGAGATTGCACGTACCCTTAAACTAGAGAACGTTATTGTAGATGGAATTTCTGCGCAACATCCTTACGGAGCCATTTTAACGGCAGCCTTGGCCGATGCTGTAGATGTTTTACATACCCGACCTAAAGTGGTGTTCTTACCTAAACAACCTGGCTTAACTACGTATAACGATGCTTTTGGCGATCGGTTGTTTTTGTTGGAGTATGAGCCTAAGGGACCTAATAATTGGACCGATCTGGACAATGTCTTTGATATTGCAGACACCGATAATCTTCAAGAGCATAAACAAGAACTAGGAGCTGCGTTGACGGTTGATAAGCGTGCGGTAATCCGTGCCCGACTCTTTGACTTCTTGATAGGCGATTGGGACCGACATGCCAAACAATGGGGTTGGGTGGTACAAGATCTAGGTGACCGAAAAATCGCTAGACCCATTGCAGCAGATCGTGATAACGCCTTTTTTAGTAATGATGGGGTGTTGCCCAAAATACTGAGTAGCCGTTACCTCGTGCCTCGACTGCGGCCTTATGATGAGGATATTGATTTTATGGAAGGCTTGGTCTATCCCTTTGACCGCTACTTTTTAATTGATACCGATATGGCGCTTTTTACTTCGGAAGCGAAAGCACTACAACAGTTATTGACGGATGAGGTGATTGCCAATGCATTTAAAGTGTGGCCAGATCAAATTACCAAGTTAGATGCCGAAGCGATTACTAAAAAGCTCAAGCAACGTCGTGAGGATTTGGTAGATTATGCCAAAGCATATAAAGAAGAAATAGACCGTCAAGGGCTGGTGCATGAACCTCTAAAAGGTTCTGAAGACAAGGGCTTTCCTGAAGCATTGACCCGTTGTTTTGAATGTGGCGATCAATAATTGACGTACACCCAACCAAACTGCGCTTTGTAGTTAGGATCGTTTAGCTGAAGCAAATAAAAATAGGTGCCTACGGGTACTAAATTTCCGTGGTTATCGAGTCCGCGATTAACCAGACCTTCCCAACGTTTACTATTATCACCTTCAAAGATGAGGGTGCCGTAGCGGTTATAGATTTTAAGTTCATGCGCTTCAAACACATCATAAAGCCCTTGGATGTTGAACCAATCGTTGGTGCCATCACTATTAGGCGAAAACCCCTGAGGTACAATGGGCGGACAATTTTCTACAGACAATTCAAACGCATAACTGTCATAACAGGGTTCATTAGCGACTCTTGCATACACCGTTTGCGGATTGCTCTGCGATAGGTAATTGCTAGGATCTATAATATCAAAGGATGCGCTTTCTAGGTCGGCAAGGCTTTCGTAGAACAAGACGTCTGTACTTACGGTAATTTGCGCGTCTAACAGTGCTATTAAATCAAAGGTTCCAGAACCTAGGCCTTCATTACAAGCTGTTCCGCCCTCTAGGGTTTGTAATGATGGCGCCACAAGAAGTTGAAGTACTTGGGCATCGGTATTGTTAGTTTCATTATTTTCAACCACAACCCCTGCACCAGTACCATCATCATCTACCACAGCAGTTAAGGTAATACTATCTCCAACATCTATTGGTAGAAGAATCGACACCGAGCCATTTTCCGAAGCATTAATAGCAATACTATTTTGAGTGAACGCTTGTGCCACTAAATCGCCATTGATGTAAAAAGCGATGGGCGTATTGGCAGGAAGCGGGTCTGTACTGTTGGAATTATACACCGTATAATCTACATTAATGCTATCGTCTCCACAATTGACAAAAGTATCCGCCATAGTGATGGTGGCATCTGGCAATTGGCTGTTTAAAACGGTAATGATGTTATTGATCATTACAAAATCCTGACCAGACGTCAAGCTGATGGTCGCTGAGGTATCGCCAATATCGATGTTATTTTGAATGCTATAGACGTCGATATCCATATTGTACAAATCATTAGCCCCTGTAAAGCTATTGGTGCCATTAAAGGCGTTGTTTATAGGGTTGAGCGGTGGATTGCTTATGGCGTTTCCGTTAATAGACAGTTGTTCATTAACCGCAAGAGAAGAATCCCCTTCCCAAGCGATAAAGCCTATTTTGGCATCTTGATTGTCTAAAACGTTTAAATTATCTAAGGTGATGGTCAAGTTGGTTGGGACACTCTGTAGGCCATCATAAACGTTTAATTGATTGAGCGGTAAGGCATCATTTTCGTAAATGATCGTGATGGCCCATCCTGCAAAGTTGGTGCCTGATGGGCAGTAGGGACTTATGATGGAGGTTAGGTCAAATTCTGAAAGGGTATAATTGGTGCTCCCTTCGTCTTGAATAATAGGGGTAACATCGGCAAAGGCAGCAAAAAAGATGCGGTCGTCATCCAATGCATCACTAAAGGTGCGCTCTGCGGAAATGGGTACACCATTTAATAGCACGTCAAAATCCCCTGGACCAGAACCTGCCCAATAGAGGTAAGCGGCCACAATGTTTTCACCTGGATTTAAATTAAGATCTGCGGAAGATGAGGTAAAAATGACACAATTGGTTGAAGGCCCATTTTCGAGGGTGTTCAACGTATTTCCAATAGCCGTATAATCATAGCGTCCGTTAAACTGTTGGTACAGTTCAATGTCTTGACCATGAACGTAGGTGGTTATTATTAAGAGTAAAAGAAAGGACAGTTTGGTCATCCTCATGATTGGGTGCTTGATTGGGAGGATAAGTTACATAAAAAAATCATTACCGCTTTAATGTAAAATGTCCGTTAAGAGTTCTACCGTCCTGTAAATTCACCTTAAACCAATAATCACTAGTAGGCATGGGGTTGCCTTTATAGTTGCCATCCCAGCCACTACCAAGTGGATTTAGCGTTGCTAGTAGTTTTCCGGTACGGTCAAAAATTAATATTTCGGTTTCGGGTTGAAAGTCTTCTGAAATGCCCTGCACTTGCCAATACGGATGAAATTGATCGCCGTTAGGCGTAAAATACTTCGGAAAGCCAATGACGGAAATATCCTGTTCTACAATCCCACAATCGTTCTTAATATCTTTTACATACACCGTATGCAGACCAAATGGTGCATTGTCAAACACCGGACTGTCTTGATAGGGGCCTTGAGGGTTATCTAACGCATACTGATATGAGCCTTCACCGGAGACGATTACAGAGATGGTATTATTAGATGTCGCATCGGTGATGTCAATATCCACAAATGAGGCCGTATTTGAAGGGGATACGGTGATGGTTCTATCTTTAAAACAACCGTCGGTTGAGGTTACCCTTACAGAGTAGGTTCCGGGTTCGTTGATTTCAATCTCAATCGTATCTTCACCGGTGGACCAATTGTAATAATAATTGTTGGGAATGTCGTCTATAAATCCGCTACCTAATGTGATGGTCTCTGGAAAGGTATTTAAACAGTAGAATACTTCTTCTTGGGTGATGATGTTGGGCAGTTGAAACACCGTGAGCTCAATACGGCTGATGCCATAACAGGCATTGGCATTTTCTACACGTGCATACACCGTTTGCTCATAAGTAATGGTATTGGTGAAATTGGTGGCTATTGGATTGTCTTCAGTAAGTGCCTCGTCATAGGTTTCGTAATAGGCAATGTCTAAATTGGTAGGAAGTCCAGACAAGATTACGTTTTCTGCATCTTCAAGGTTGAACGTGTATAGGCCATCTTCGGTACCATCATCATCACAAGCTTGTAAAAACGTGTCATTAGATGCGGTAGAGCTGGTTTCTAGTGTAATTTCGGCGGTGTTGACGCATCCTGTTGCAGTATTGGTTACCAGAGCGAAGACTGTTTGCGGATTCATATAGTTTTCAAATATATGATCTACAATGACGTCCTCGTTATTTTGTAAATCCTCGAATGATTCGTAAAAGCGCACCGATCGGTTATCTTCACCATCAGTAATATCTGCAATCACGTCGTTAAGATCATAGGTGGTGTATCCTTCGGGAATGCCGTCTTCATCACACTGAACAATGGAAAGGTCATTGGCCGTCGGGTTGTCAAGCACATTAATCTCGAAGGCCGTATAACCAATACAGCCACTATCATTATCTTGAATACGCACAGTAATCTCCAAAGGCGTAGGGGTGGTATTGGTATAGTTTAAAGGCAGTGCGCCAGAGTTGGATTGCGCGTCTGCTGGGCTTAAAAAGTAAGAGATATCATAATTGATGTCTGGGATGGCAGAGATGATTTCCTGAGTTTTGGTGCTAAAGTCAAAGGTGCTTTGGCCATTGTTGGCATCACCGTCTGACAAGTCATCACAGACCTCAAAAAGCGTTGGCTCGTTAAAGTTGGTAAGTGCCCCAACGAGGATACTGAAGTCATTTAAGATAAAGCAGCCCGTGGTTGTGTTTTCAATTCTAATATACACGTCTTGTGATGCAGAACTGGTATTGAATATGGTTCCTAACGGATTGGTATTGATGTTGGCATCACTTTCAGACGCATGATAACTTACGGTGACATCAGATTCCCCATTAACAATATCCTGGGTTAAGGAGGTAAGATCTACTTGAGTGCTATT
Proteins encoded in this window:
- a CDS encoding class I SAM-dependent rRNA methyltransferase — translated: MTFTLPTSISAPAKPKRLAVKLTYKGENYVQQGHPWVFSDSIVKINADAKTGDLAIIFAKRKNAMIGIGLYDADSPIRIKMIYSSSDPVSIDADFFLRKVQQAYQKRLPLLQTDTNSYRLLFGENDDFPSLIADVYDKVLVVKLYSEIWLPYLNTILERLVEVSQVETVVMRLSRGLQQSQSHGLEDGAVIYGSLKHEVVPFVEHGVQFSANVIKGHKTGYFLDHRENRRQVGLLSKGKTVLDVFSYAGGFSVHALANGATEVTSVDISHHALEIAKYNGTLNAHTGAHHTLAGDAFKLMAQLISEEQTFDVVVIDPPSFAKQQSEVVLAKKKYAQLADLGAQLTAKKGLLVLASCSSRVPAQAFYDINDQVLTATGRVYDVLQKTQHDVDHPIGFAEGAYLKCGYYQFL
- a CDS encoding nitronate monooxygenase family protein, translated to MSTKLTQLLGITHPIIMAPMFLVSNVAMVTEAMHSGIAGCIPALNYRTLEELRAAAQQLKANKVPGGSYGFNLIVNKSNIKYDDQLTVLCEEGCDFIITSLGSPEETIKRAHAAGIKVFCDVTDLRFAKKVDDLGADAAIAVNNEAGGHRGNISPEDLIKELNAHLSIPVISAGGVGCKADVDEMLGYGAEGVSVGSPFIASEEAEVTDEYKQACVDYGADDIVMTERISGTPCSVINTPYVQKIGTKATWIEGILNKNKTLKKWVKMIRFSIGMKATEKAATQATYKTVWVAGPSISHTKGVLPVRKIVQHLTV
- a CDS encoding gliding motility-associated C-terminal domain-containing protein produces the protein MRMTKLSFLLLLIITTYVHGQDIELYQQFNGRYDYTAIGNTLNTLENGPSTNCVIFTSSSADLNLNPGENIVAAYLYWAGSGPGDFDVLLNGVPISAERTFSDALDDDRIFFAAFADVTPIIQDEGSTNYTLSEFDLTSIISPYCPSGTNFAGWAITIIYENDALPLNQLNVYDGLQSVPTNLTITLDNLNVLDNQDAKIGFIAWEGDSSLAVNEQLSINGNAISNPPLNPINNAFNGTNSFTGANDLYNMDIDVYSIQNNIDIGDTSATISLTSGQDFVMINNIITVLNSQLPDATITMADTFVNCGDDSINVDYTVYNSNSTDPLPANTPIAFYINGDLVAQAFTQNSIAINASENGSVSILLPIDVGDSITLTAVVDDDGTGAGVVVENNETNNTDAQVLQLLVAPSLQTLEGGTACNEGLGSGTFDLIALLDAQITVSTDVLFYESLADLESASFDIIDPSNYLSQSNPQTVYARVANEPCYDSYAFELSVENCPPIVPQGFSPNSDGTNDWFNIQGLYDVFEAHELKIYNRYGTLIFEGDNSKRWEGLVNRGLDNHGNLVPVGTYFYLLQLNDPNYKAQFGWVYVNY
- a CDS encoding T9SS type B sorting domain-containing protein, which encodes MISHQRIRSKSLVFIILYFLCMAWSYGQEPNDCQNSVTVCGNSSFSLDVNGIGTQELNNSNTCQSQENNSIWLKINIAASGTLGFILTPASTNINEDYDFFVFGPNVSCGNIGQAIRCSTTNPAAANQGNNLTGLNATSTDPTNGPGADGDSFVSQLNVLAGESYFIVIDRPIGNSPFSLEWTGTASFPDNPSNPLITQPESTSLPDLNLCDNVAPFDDNSTQVDLTSLTQDIVNGESDVTVSYHASESDANINTNPLGTIFNTSSASQDVYIRIENTTTGCFILNDFSILVGALTNFNEPTLFEVCDDLSDGDANNGQSTFDFSTKTQEIISAIPDINYDISYFLSPADAQSNSGALPLNYTNTTPTPLEITVRIQDNDSGCIGYTAFEINVLDNPTANDLSIVQCDEDGIPEGYTTYDLNDVIADITDGEDNRSVRFYESFEDLQNNEDVIVDHIFENYMNPQTVFALVTNTATGCVNTAEITLETSSTASNDTFLQACDDDGTEDGLYTFNLEDAENVILSGLPTNLDIAYYETYDEALTEDNPIATNFTNTITYEQTVYARVENANACYGISRIELTVFQLPNIITQEEVFYCLNTFPETITLGSGFIDDIPNNYYYNWSTGEDTIEIEINEPGTYSVRVTSTDGCFKDRTITVSPSNTASFVDIDITDATSNNTISVIVSGEGSYQYALDNPQGPYQDSPVFDNAPFGLHTVYVKDIKNDCGIVEQDISVIGFPKYFTPNGDQFHPYWQVQGISEDFQPETEILIFDRTGKLLATLNPLGSGWDGNYKGNPMPTSDYWFKVNLQDGRTLNGHFTLKR